One segment of Marinobacter alexandrii DNA contains the following:
- a CDS encoding DUF4062 domain-containing protein gives MSINRTIALIYSEKDDAMIDGGIKGWVTNFHKFLSTLMYQITRENPEIKLITESNFSAAELDDYFIILTVVTSNLTSNEVLIKALNAHGKKLKTQEKLVVDGVPRFFKILKRPYDPDIHLNELEDLLTYDFYLVDPLTGDPQEFTRFFGNDAERSYWMKLVDMAYDINHVLNAKEAADGSGTYATIPREKTVYLASTGVDMVIQRDIIKRELIRHGYKVLPDHSLPKESKALDRMVRDDLERCRLSIHLVGEDYGYKPRGSELSVVDIQNRVASDHTYQMVERNKEAKSDDKKPFSRLIWVSPDLKNVTERQKIFIEDLKSDAAALEEAEVLQIQLQELKRIVREELVTGGRFNNRREIRGLDEEQKDEKTKMIYLIADKRDVDEIEGIQTYLKAQGFNVVSPSYEGDLVDLRYIHQENLRRCDASIIYFGQATEDWIKTKLQDLLKAPGFGREKPLSAKAVYFMGQKDVDMEHYKKNNAMVLGNNGGTFSPEHLKPFLTKMES, from the coding sequence ATGAGTATTAATCGTACCATAGCACTAATTTATTCGGAAAAAGACGATGCGATGATTGATGGAGGCATCAAAGGATGGGTAACAAACTTCCATAAGTTTTTATCTACATTGATGTATCAAATTACTCGAGAAAACCCTGAAATAAAGCTCATAACTGAATCCAATTTCTCAGCTGCGGAGTTAGATGATTATTTTATAATTCTTACTGTGGTAACTTCTAATTTAACCTCAAATGAGGTTTTAATTAAGGCTCTCAATGCACATGGTAAGAAATTGAAAACGCAAGAAAAGCTGGTAGTTGATGGCGTGCCGCGCTTCTTTAAAATTCTAAAAAGACCATATGATCCAGATATTCATTTAAATGAATTAGAAGACCTTCTCACATATGATTTTTATCTGGTCGATCCACTGACAGGTGACCCTCAAGAGTTTACAAGATTTTTCGGGAATGATGCAGAGAGGAGTTACTGGATGAAGCTAGTCGATATGGCTTACGACATCAATCATGTTTTGAATGCTAAAGAAGCTGCTGATGGATCTGGTACTTATGCAACTATACCGCGAGAAAAGACAGTGTATTTAGCAAGTACAGGTGTAGACATGGTTATTCAGAGAGATATTATCAAGAGGGAGTTGATCAGGCATGGTTACAAAGTACTACCAGATCATAGCTTACCAAAAGAATCTAAGGCATTGGACAGAATGGTGAGAGACGATCTTGAAAGATGTCGACTTTCTATTCATTTGGTTGGAGAAGATTACGGATACAAGCCCAGAGGATCAGAATTATCAGTCGTTGATATTCAAAATAGAGTAGCTTCAGACCACACATATCAGATGGTTGAAAGGAATAAGGAAGCTAAGAGCGACGATAAAAAACCATTTAGTAGACTTATTTGGGTTTCCCCTGATCTTAAAAATGTAACCGAACGACAAAAAATTTTCATTGAGGATCTAAAAAGTGATGCTGCCGCTCTGGAAGAAGCAGAGGTTCTTCAAATCCAACTCCAAGAATTAAAAAGAATTGTTAGAGAGGAGCTTGTCACAGGGGGGCGATTCAACAATCGAAGAGAAATTAGAGGATTGGATGAAGAGCAGAAAGACGAGAAGACTAAAATGATTTATCTGATTGCAGATAAGCGTGATGTAGACGAAATAGAAGGTATCCAGACTTATCTTAAGGCTCAAGGATTTAATGTTGTTTCTCCTAGTTATGAAGGAGACTTAGTCGATTTAAGATACATACATCAAGAAAATTTGAGAAGATGCGATGCATCAATAATATACTTTGGCCAGGCTACAGAGGACTGGATCAAGACGAAATTGCAAGATCTTTTGAAAGCTCCGGGTTTTGGACGCGAAAAGCCATTATCGGCTAAAGCTGTTTATTTCATGGGGCAGAAAGATGTTGATATGGAGCATTATAAGAAAAACAACGCCATGGTTTTAGGTAATAACGGAGGAACATTCAGTCCGGAACACCTTAAACCTTTTCTAACTAAAATGGAAAGCTGA
- a CDS encoding cyclic nucleotide-binding domain-containing protein, producing the protein MVKAFLKFLGGEQGEEKKMLLLLGKGFFMGILLATYQIGAETLFLKVLGDEWLDVAFFSAGAAGIISTAIFVFLQRKINFSTLVISTTFVILIFIGVLRAAFEFVGYNEDISGQFQLLPFILFVMIGPVTSIILLGFWGVFGRVFDLRQSKRIIGGIDTGQLMATMIAFFSIPLLTSYVIDATYDLLFVSALAALGVFIFTLLLVINFNLDKATKVLKGEEVQKVSFFSLMKDKYLRLLSVFLIFSMGAAVFVDYTFLSATETMYPDEKDLSNFLSFFSGTVIVVSFLIQSFINDYIIGKFGLKVALMTMPLILILFTLGAIIVGHIFGYEEKTSEFIMFFVLTAVGKLFIASLKDALENPAFKLFFLPLDIKIRFDIQTRIEGVVNEIAVFVAGATQMALGLLVFFKLIHYSYFILALAAGVIYLAGKLFEEYKKTLKATLEKKKAGLQGEGKRNENNTINILKEEVESRDVERILNALRLFEKLEPIEFEFVLLDLLNHRSPILRSYAYQKLGDRLCWEAIEIVEKDIKTEGNEDVLKIANTTYKNLRTAADFKLTDVSIKELVRSTEAEDRKRGARLLAKASEDRHITFIVELLRDINPGVRSAAMISAGKIRRPELWPLLIENLHLATYGNVAMSALKASGEAAFHTLDTAFYKTGQYHATMIRIIQVLGRIGGRGATELLWKKIDFPDRKIVSQLLLSLSYTGFVARDFQAARIKIAVEGEIGDIAWNIKSTQEIPNETDIDVLIKEAMVDEDVKNYDNIFMLLGMIYDPQSVLLAKENIQSGTSESITFAIEMMDIFVEEELKPKLIPVLDELKIHERLFKLQNHYPPEDFDSYEDLLLQIINRDYNRINRYTKALAMFRFSQLSSHVTADLIANLFNPDPLLLQTAAFVMYNINKDAYHQHTKRLRPVTKKELDKAILPPVFRHEDEEYHQKLLLIERVVELKKIEIFKKIPGELITYLAEALEEVRMKLGTTIIREGDNGSEPMYIVLDGAIDIYEGDNKVAERVKGGVFGEKNITETDTFSFTALARNECTLLMLRKEELLNLMSRHIEILDCWVDIMNGIMDEDDVEIVDVLFG; encoded by the coding sequence AGATATATCTGGGCAATTTCAACTTTTGCCATTTATTCTTTTCGTCATGATTGGACCTGTCACCTCTATCATATTACTTGGTTTTTGGGGTGTTTTTGGTAGAGTATTTGATCTTAGACAGAGTAAAAGAATTATAGGAGGTATTGATACAGGCCAATTGATGGCTACAATGATTGCCTTTTTTAGCATCCCTCTACTAACCAGTTATGTGATTGATGCTACTTATGATTTGCTATTTGTTTCTGCACTTGCAGCTTTAGGTGTGTTTATATTCACTTTATTACTCGTCATTAATTTCAATTTGGACAAAGCAACGAAAGTTCTCAAAGGAGAGGAAGTACAAAAGGTGAGTTTCTTTAGTTTAATGAAAGATAAATATCTAAGGTTACTTTCGGTCTTTCTTATTTTTTCAATGGGAGCTGCAGTATTTGTAGACTATACCTTTTTGAGTGCTACTGAGACCATGTATCCTGATGAGAAAGATTTATCAAACTTCCTTTCGTTTTTCTCTGGAACCGTCATTGTTGTTTCATTCCTTATCCAAAGTTTTATCAATGATTATATCATTGGCAAGTTTGGGTTAAAGGTTGCCTTGATGACTATGCCACTTATTTTGATCTTGTTTACGTTAGGAGCGATTATTGTCGGGCATATATTCGGTTATGAAGAAAAAACCAGTGAGTTTATTATGTTCTTCGTACTTACTGCAGTTGGAAAGCTTTTTATTGCATCGCTAAAAGATGCATTGGAGAATCCAGCTTTTAAACTATTCTTCCTTCCTTTGGATATAAAGATTCGTTTTGATATTCAAACTCGAATTGAAGGAGTAGTTAATGAAATAGCTGTATTCGTAGCTGGAGCCACCCAAATGGCTCTTGGGCTACTCGTTTTCTTCAAGTTGATCCATTATTCTTATTTCATTCTTGCACTAGCTGCTGGAGTCATCTATTTGGCAGGAAAACTTTTTGAGGAATATAAGAAAACGCTTAAAGCTACGCTAGAAAAGAAAAAAGCAGGGTTACAAGGTGAAGGGAAAAGAAACGAGAACAATACTATTAATATCCTAAAAGAGGAGGTCGAATCAAGAGATGTGGAAAGAATATTAAATGCGCTTCGTCTATTCGAGAAGCTAGAACCTATTGAGTTCGAGTTTGTTCTTCTGGACCTTCTAAATCACAGATCTCCAATCTTACGAAGCTATGCATACCAGAAACTGGGTGATCGTTTATGTTGGGAAGCCATAGAAATAGTTGAAAAAGATATTAAGACAGAAGGAAACGAGGATGTCTTAAAAATTGCCAACACGACATATAAAAATTTAAGGACGGCTGCTGATTTTAAGCTGACGGATGTTTCTATTAAAGAACTAGTTAGATCTACAGAAGCGGAAGATAGAAAAAGAGGAGCCAGACTTCTAGCAAAGGCTTCTGAAGACCGACATATTACATTTATTGTAGAACTACTAAGAGATATAAACCCAGGTGTTCGTTCTGCGGCTATGATTTCAGCGGGTAAAATTAGGCGCCCCGAGCTATGGCCACTACTAATAGAAAATTTGCACTTGGCGACTTACGGGAATGTAGCTATGTCAGCATTAAAAGCTTCTGGTGAAGCAGCATTTCATACGTTAGACACTGCGTTTTATAAAACGGGTCAGTATCATGCAACCATGATAAGAATTATCCAAGTTCTGGGTAGAATAGGAGGTCGAGGAGCTACAGAGTTGCTTTGGAAGAAAATTGACTTTCCAGATAGGAAGATTGTTTCACAACTTTTACTCTCTCTTAGTTACACCGGATTTGTTGCTAGAGATTTTCAAGCAGCAAGAATTAAAATAGCAGTAGAGGGAGAGATAGGAGATATAGCTTGGAACATTAAGTCTACTCAGGAAATTCCGAATGAGACCGATATTGACGTTTTAATTAAAGAGGCAATGGTCGATGAAGATGTCAAGAATTATGACAATATCTTTATGCTATTGGGTATGATTTATGATCCGCAAAGTGTATTGCTGGCAAAGGAGAATATCCAAAGTGGTACAAGTGAGAGCATCACATTTGCGATTGAGATGATGGATATCTTTGTTGAAGAAGAGCTAAAGCCTAAACTCATTCCTGTTTTGGATGAATTAAAAATTCATGAAAGGTTATTCAAACTTCAAAATCATTACCCACCAGAAGATTTTGATTCATATGAAGATCTTCTTCTACAAATCATAAATAGAGATTATAATAGAATTAACAGGTACACGAAAGCATTGGCAATGTTTAGGTTCAGTCAGTTGAGTAGCCATGTTACAGCAGATTTAATAGCTAACTTATTTAATCCTGATCCTTTATTGCTTCAAACGGCTGCTTTTGTTATGTACAATATTAATAAGGACGCCTATCACCAACATACTAAGCGCCTAAGACCAGTAACGAAGAAAGAACTAGATAAAGCCATACTTCCACCTGTATTCAGACACGAAGATGAAGAGTATCACCAAAAATTACTTCTGATCGAACGGGTGGTGGAGTTGAAGAAAATTGAGATTTTCAAAAAAATCCCTGGTGAGTTGATTACCTATTTGGCTGAGGCTTTGGAGGAAGTCAGAATGAAATTAGGAACAACAATAATTAGAGAAGGAGATAATGGTTCTGAACCCATGTATATTGTTTTAGATGGAGCGATTGATATATACGAGGGAGACAATAAAGTCGCCGAAAGAGTGAAAGGCGGAGTATTTGGAGAAAAAAATATTACCGAAACAGATACATTTTCATTTACGGCATTAGCTAGAAATGAGTGTACATTATTGATGCTAAGGAAAGAAGAACTTCTAAATTTAATGTCACGGCATATTGAAATTTTGGATTGTTGGGTTGATATAATGAATGGAATTATGGATGAGGATGACGTGGAAATTGTAGATGTTTTATTTGGATGA